Proteins encoded within one genomic window of Spirulina major PCC 6313:
- a CDS encoding glutaredoxin family protein, translating to MHLILYGKPGCHLCEDLQDKLEQIDIPLALEVRDITTNPDWFAEYQYTIPVLIYRQGDAEIPIPRLSPRASVQQVAQTIQKSVKL from the coding sequence TTGCACCTGATTCTCTATGGCAAACCCGGTTGTCATCTGTGCGAGGATCTCCAGGACAAACTTGAACAAATTGACATTCCCCTGGCATTGGAGGTGCGCGACATCACCACCAACCCCGATTGGTTTGCCGAATATCAATACACGATCCCCGTGTTGATCTATCGTCAGGGCGACGCAGAAATCCCGATTCCGCGCCTTTCGCCCCGCGCATCGGTGCAACAGGTGGCGCAAACGATCCAAAAATCGGTAAAACTATGA
- the pruA gene encoding L-glutamate gamma-semialdehyde dehydrogenase, translating to MVLDVPQTQYEPKTLEIARELIAATREKRSLFAQMRDQMRLDDKMLDWTMSNPSLRYQLFSFIDCLPALKSKPEIARHFQEYMSHEDVELPDMLKKMISFAEADSPPAQLAATTVEQAVKTLAYKYIAGETIPKTIKTIEKLRKDKLAFTLDLLGEAVITEAEAELYLNRYVELITELSKAAQKWSTIPQIDEADGENLAKVQVSVKLTAFYSQFDPLDPEGSKAKVCDRIRTLLRKAKEVGAAIHFDMEQYRYKDMTLAILKELLMEEEFRDRTDLGMTIQGYLRDSERDLKGLVEWAKTRGKPITIRLVKGAYWDQETIIAVQHDWPQPVFNQKAETDRNYESLMQILLENHEYLYAAIGSHNVRTQARAMAIAETLNIPRRRFEMQVLYGMGDQLAKALVKRGHRVRVYAPYGELLPGMSYLIRRLLENTANTSFLRLNSEDYPVEELIAPPKVESDRPMIAKAAYPNAPDTDYANADLRAAAKTALAQVREQLGQRIQPYINGKYVQTETYLDSVNPSNPSELVGKVGQISIAQADQALAAAKAAFPQWRDTPVRERAGVLRKAADIMERRRHELSGWICLEVGKILPQADAEVSEAIDFCRFYADEMERLDQGFSYDLAGETNRYHYQPRGIALVISPWNFPMAIATGMTVAAIVAGNCTLLKPAAPSSVIAAKISEVLIEAGVPAGVFQYVPGPGSSVGNHMVAHPDVHLIAFTGSQEVGCHIYAEAAKLQPGQKHLKRVIAEMGGKNAIIIDESADLDQAVAGVISSAFGYTGQKCSACSRAIVLAPVYDAFLERLVEAAKSLNVGPAIDPSTTVGPVVDDKAQTRILGYIETGKEGAEIAFQGLKPEPGYFVPPTIFKGVAPDAVIAQEEIFGPVLAVIPVNSFDEALTVANNTNFALTGGIYSRTPSHIEAARKAFEVGNLYINRNITGAIVARQPFGGFKLSGVGSKAGGPDYLLQFLEPRTITENIQRQGFAPIEGAE from the coding sequence ATGGTTTTAGATGTTCCGCAAACCCAATATGAACCCAAAACCCTAGAGATTGCCCGCGAATTAATTGCGGCAACGCGGGAGAAGCGATCGCTCTTTGCCCAAATGCGCGATCAAATGCGTTTGGATGACAAAATGCTCGATTGGACGATGTCAAATCCGAGTTTGCGTTATCAACTGTTCAGCTTCATTGATTGCCTGCCTGCGCTCAAAAGTAAGCCGGAAATTGCGCGGCATTTTCAGGAATACATGAGCCATGAGGATGTAGAACTACCCGATATGCTCAAGAAAATGATTAGTTTTGCCGAAGCGGATTCACCTCCGGCTCAATTGGCCGCGACGACGGTAGAGCAAGCGGTGAAAACCTTGGCCTATAAATATATTGCCGGTGAGACAATTCCCAAAACGATTAAAACGATTGAAAAACTCCGCAAAGATAAACTTGCTTTCACCTTGGATTTACTCGGTGAAGCGGTGATCACCGAAGCGGAAGCGGAACTGTATTTAAATCGTTATGTGGAACTGATTACGGAACTGAGTAAAGCGGCGCAAAAGTGGTCAACCATTCCCCAAATTGACGAAGCCGATGGGGAAAACTTGGCAAAAGTGCAGGTTTCCGTGAAGTTGACAGCGTTTTATTCGCAGTTTGACCCCCTCGATCCCGAAGGGAGTAAGGCGAAGGTGTGCGATCGCATTCGTACCCTGCTCCGCAAAGCCAAAGAAGTGGGCGCGGCGATTCATTTCGATATGGAGCAGTATCGCTACAAGGATATGACCTTGGCGATTTTGAAAGAGTTACTAATGGAAGAGGAATTTCGCGATCGCACCGATCTCGGTATGACGATTCAGGGCTATTTACGCGACTCCGAACGGGATTTAAAAGGTCTCGTTGAATGGGCAAAAACACGCGGCAAGCCGATCACGATTCGCCTCGTCAAAGGAGCCTATTGGGATCAAGAAACGATTATCGCCGTGCAGCATGATTGGCCCCAACCCGTGTTTAACCAAAAGGCCGAAACCGATCGCAACTATGAAAGCCTGATGCAGATTTTGCTCGAAAATCACGAGTATCTCTACGCCGCGATCGGCTCCCATAATGTGCGCACCCAAGCGCGGGCGATGGCGATCGCGGAAACCCTCAACATTCCCCGCCGCCGCTTTGAAATGCAAGTGCTCTATGGGATGGGCGACCAATTGGCCAAGGCTTTGGTGAAGCGCGGCCATCGCGTCCGAGTTTATGCGCCCTATGGGGAATTGCTGCCGGGAATGTCCTATTTAATCCGCCGTCTGCTGGAAAATACGGCGAATACCTCCTTCCTACGGTTGAACTCGGAAGATTACCCCGTGGAGGAATTGATCGCGCCGCCCAAAGTGGAGAGCGATCGCCCCATGATCGCCAAAGCCGCCTATCCCAACGCCCCCGACACCGACTATGCCAACGCAGACTTACGCGCCGCCGCTAAAACCGCCCTCGCCCAAGTCCGCGAACAACTCGGCCAACGCATCCAACCCTACATCAACGGCAAATATGTGCAAACCGAAACCTATCTCGACTCGGTGAACCCCTCCAACCCCAGCGAATTGGTGGGTAAAGTCGGGCAAATTTCCATAGCGCAAGCCGATCAAGCCCTCGCCGCCGCCAAAGCCGCCTTCCCCCAATGGCGCGACACCCCCGTGCGCGAACGGGCGGGCGTGCTGCGCAAAGCCGCCGACATTATGGAGCGTCGCCGCCACGAGCTTTCCGGCTGGATCTGTCTGGAGGTGGGTAAAATCCTGCCCCAGGCTGATGCGGAAGTGTCCGAAGCGATCGACTTTTGCCGCTTCTACGCCGACGAAATGGAACGGCTCGATCAGGGCTTTAGCTATGATTTGGCCGGGGAAACGAACCGCTACCACTACCAACCCCGTGGGATTGCGTTGGTGATTTCGCCGTGGAATTTCCCGATGGCGATCGCCACTGGCATGACCGTGGCTGCGATCGTCGCGGGCAACTGTACCCTGCTCAAACCCGCCGCCCCCTCCTCGGTGATCGCCGCCAAAATTAGCGAAGTGCTGATCGAAGCGGGCGTTCCGGCCGGTGTCTTCCAATACGTGCCCGGCCCCGGTTCCAGCGTCGGCAATCACATGGTGGCGCACCCGGATGTCCACCTGATCGCCTTCACCGGCTCCCAAGAGGTGGGCTGTCACATCTATGCCGAAGCCGCGAAACTGCAACCCGGCCAGAAGCACCTAAAGCGGGTGATTGCAGAGATGGGCGGCAAAAACGCGATCATCATTGATGAAAGTGCTGACCTTGACCAAGCCGTGGCGGGGGTGATTTCCTCGGCGTTCGGCTACACGGGACAAAAATGTTCGGCCTGTTCGCGGGCGATCGTCCTCGCGCCGGTCTACGATGCCTTTTTGGAGCGTCTGGTGGAAGCCGCGAAGTCCCTCAATGTGGGCCCAGCGATCGACCCCAGTACCACGGTGGGCCCGGTGGTGGATGACAAGGCTCAAACGCGGATTTTGGGCTACATCGAAACGGGTAAAGAGGGCGCGGAAATTGCCTTCCAAGGGCTGAAGCCGGAACCGGGTTACTTTGTGCCGCCGACGATTTTCAAGGGGGTGGCTCCGGATGCGGTCATTGCCCAGGAGGAAATTTTCGGCCCCGTCTTAGCGGTGATTCCGGTGAACAGTTTTGATGAGGCGCTGACGGTGGCGAATAACACGAATTTCGCCCTGACGGGTGGGATCTATTCCCGCACGCCCTCCCACATTGAGGCGGCCCGCAAGGCGTTCGAGGTGGGCAATCTGTACATTAACCGCAATATCACGGGTGCGATCGTGGCGCGGCAACCCTTCGGCGGTTTCAAGCTCTCCGGTGTCGGCTCAAAAGCAGGCGGCCCCGATTACCTCCTCCAATTCCTCGAACCCCGCACGATCACCGAAAACATCCAACGCCAAGGCTTCGCCCCCATCGAAGGCGCAGAGTAA
- the thiC gene encoding phosphomethylpyrimidine synthase gives MRTEWVAKRLGQANVSQMHYARQGMITEEMAFVAKRENLPAELIRDEVARGRLIIPANINHPNLEPMGIGIATKCKVNANIGASPNTSNLDDEVAKLHLAVKYGADTVMDLSTGGGDLDTIRTAIINASPVPIGTVPIYQALESVHGNIENLTPEDFLHIIEKHAQQGVDYMTIHAGILIEHLPLVRNRVTGIVSRGGGIIARWMLHHHKQNPLYTHFDDIIEIFKRYDVSFSLGDSLRPGCTHDASDEAQLAELKTLGQLTRRAWEHDVQVMVEGPGHVPMDQIEFNVKKQMEECSEAPFYVLGPLVTDIAPGYDHITSAIGAAMAGWYGTAMLCYVTPKEHLGLPDAEDVRNGLIAYKIAAHAADIARHRPGARDRDDELSAARYNFDWNKQFELSLDPERAREYHDETLPADIYKTAEFCSMCGPKFCPMQTKVDADALTELEKFLAAEDAKKELAVK, from the coding sequence ATGCGTACAGAATGGGTTGCCAAACGCCTAGGCCAAGCCAACGTTTCCCAGATGCACTATGCCCGCCAAGGCATGATCACGGAAGAGATGGCCTTTGTGGCCAAGCGCGAAAACCTACCAGCGGAACTGATCCGGGATGAAGTCGCGCGGGGTCGTTTGATCATCCCCGCGAACATCAATCACCCGAATCTCGAACCGATGGGAATTGGGATCGCCACCAAATGCAAAGTTAATGCCAATATCGGCGCATCCCCCAACACCTCCAACCTGGATGATGAAGTGGCTAAGCTTCATCTTGCGGTGAAATACGGTGCGGATACGGTGATGGATTTATCAACTGGAGGGGGCGATCTTGATACGATTCGCACGGCGATCATTAATGCGTCCCCTGTCCCCATTGGCACGGTGCCGATCTATCAAGCTCTCGAAAGTGTCCACGGCAATATTGAAAACCTCACCCCGGAAGACTTTCTCCATATCATCGAGAAGCACGCCCAGCAAGGCGTAGACTACATGACGATCCACGCTGGGATCTTGATTGAGCATCTGCCGTTGGTGCGCAATCGGGTGACGGGGATTGTGTCGCGGGGCGGTGGGATTATCGCCCGTTGGATGCTCCACCACCATAAGCAGAATCCGCTGTATACCCACTTTGACGACATTATTGAAATTTTCAAGCGTTATGATGTGTCGTTTAGTTTGGGGGATTCCCTGCGTCCTGGCTGTACCCATGATGCGTCGGATGAGGCGCAGTTGGCGGAGCTAAAAACCCTGGGACAATTGACCCGCCGCGCTTGGGAGCATGATGTGCAGGTGATGGTAGAAGGCCCGGGCCATGTGCCGATGGATCAGATTGAGTTCAATGTGAAGAAGCAGATGGAGGAGTGCAGCGAAGCGCCGTTCTATGTGCTGGGGCCGTTGGTGACGGATATTGCGCCGGGGTATGACCATATTACGAGCGCGATCGGGGCAGCGATGGCGGGCTGGTATGGGACGGCGATGCTGTGCTATGTGACTCCGAAGGAACATCTGGGGTTACCGGATGCGGAGGATGTGCGCAATGGGCTGATTGCCTATAAGATTGCGGCCCATGCGGCGGATATTGCGCGGCATCGTCCGGGCGCACGCGATCGCGATGATGAACTGTCGGCGGCGCGGTATAACTTCGATTGGAATAAACAATTTGAGCTATCCCTCGATCCGGAACGTGCCCGCGAGTACCACGATGAAACCCTCCCCGCTGACATCTACAAAACTGCTGAATTCTGCTCGATGTGTGGGCCGAAGTTCTGCCCGATGCAAACGAAGGTAGATGCTGATGCCTTGACGGAATTGGAAAAATTCCTCGCGGCGGAAGATGCGAAAAAAGAACTGGCGGTGAAATAA
- a CDS encoding ATP-binding response regulator: MTEKHYILAVDDAPDNLFLVQLALEKEGHDVVLVDNGPTALAQIEKDPPDLILLDVMMPEMDGYEVTRRIRTHPQLPYIPILLITAHEHPSLVQGLDVGADEFIRKPVKIEELQARVRSLLRLKQSIEQRESFVHCLTHDLRTPLVAADRMLDLLRNETFGPVTPKMDEAMTTIMSSNQHLLRLLNNLLEAYSYEVGRKIISFIRFNIRELIEEVVRELRPLAEEKVLNLSINWQADREDMIGDRLELKRVFTNLIGNGIKFTDHGGVTVWVHSSSSVPNHVVVEIADTGIGIPPADQQRIFEPFRQGKHKRSGHGLGLYLCRQIVATHNGAIAIQSVIGQGTTFQIELPLRPH, encoded by the coding sequence ATGACTGAAAAACATTACATCCTCGCGGTGGACGACGCACCGGATAACCTATTTCTGGTGCAGTTAGCCCTGGAAAAAGAAGGGCACGATGTGGTGTTAGTGGATAATGGCCCCACCGCTTTAGCTCAGATTGAAAAAGATCCCCCGGATCTGATTTTGCTCGATGTGATGATGCCGGAAATGGACGGCTATGAGGTGACGCGGCGGATTCGTACCCATCCGCAACTGCCCTATATTCCCATCCTGCTGATCACCGCCCACGAACACCCCAGCCTCGTCCAGGGCCTCGATGTGGGAGCCGATGAATTTATCCGTAAACCCGTGAAGATTGAAGAACTTCAGGCGCGGGTGCGATCGCTGCTCCGGCTCAAACAAAGCATCGAACAGCGCGAAAGTTTTGTCCATTGCCTCACCCATGATCTGCGCACGCCCCTCGTGGCCGCTGATCGGATGTTAGACCTGCTGCGCAACGAAACCTTTGGCCCCGTCACGCCCAAAATGGACGAAGCCATGACCACGATTATGAGCAGCAATCAACACCTGTTACGGCTGTTGAATAATCTGCTCGAAGCCTATAGCTACGAAGTGGGCCGTAAAATCATCAGTTTTATTCGCTTCAATATTCGTGAACTGATTGAAGAAGTGGTGCGCGAACTGCGCCCCCTGGCCGAAGAAAAGGTACTGAATTTAAGTATTAATTGGCAGGCAGATCGTGAAGATATGATTGGCGATCGCCTCGAACTCAAACGGGTGTTCACCAACTTAATCGGCAACGGCATTAAGTTTACCGATCACGGCGGGGTGACGGTGTGGGTGCATTCGAGTAGCAGCGTCCCCAATCATGTGGTTGTTGAAATTGCTGACACGGGCATCGGGATTCCCCCGGCTGATCAGCAGCGCATTTTTGAACCCTTCCGCCAAGGCAAACATAAACGCTCCGGCCATGGCTTGGGGCTGTATCTCTGCCGCCAAATCGTCGCTACCCATAACGGCGCGATCGCCATTCAATCCGTCATCGGTCAGGGAACCACGTTCCAAATTGAACTCCCTCTCCGTCCCCACTAG
- a CDS encoding Uma2 family endonuclease encodes MTPVLSQSLTLEDFLELPELEQSPAWEYVAGHAVQKPMPKLRHSLLQKRLLTQLDGLNENYLTLPELRCTFGGRSIVPDVVMISFNAIQFNELGEPEDQFLTAPDWAIEILSPDQSSNRVIDNLLHCLKHGSKLGWLVDPNDYSVLILTAPQDVKICRGDQLLQVLPDLELQLTAQDIFNWLKLGKKE; translated from the coding sequence ATGACCCCTGTCCTCTCTCAATCCCTAACCCTAGAAGACTTTCTGGAGTTACCTGAGCTTGAACAATCACCCGCCTGGGAATATGTCGCCGGCCATGCTGTTCAAAAGCCAATGCCTAAATTACGACATTCCCTTTTACAAAAACGTCTGCTAACTCAACTCGATGGCCTCAACGAAAACTATTTAACCCTTCCCGAACTGCGTTGTACCTTTGGCGGTCGCTCGATTGTCCCGGATGTTGTGATGATTTCGTTCAATGCGATTCAGTTTAATGAATTGGGTGAACCCGAAGATCAGTTTCTCACTGCACCAGATTGGGCGATCGAAATCCTGTCACCTGACCAAAGTAGTAACCGCGTCATTGACAATCTTTTGCATTGCTTGAAACATGGTTCAAAATTAGGCTGGCTAGTTGATCCAAATGATTATTCAGTGCTAATTTTAACCGCCCCACAGGATGTTAAAATCTGCCGAGGCGATCAGTTATTACAAGTCTTACCTGATCTAGAGTTACAACTCACCGCGCAAGATATCTTTAATTGGTTAAAGCTAGGCAAAAAAGAATAA
- a CDS encoding UDP-N-acetylmuramoyl-L-alanyl-D-glutamate--2,6-diaminopimelate ligase, with the protein MKLRELLSQVPGLDLPNHAALDQEVKGLSTNSHACQAGDLFIGMPGTRVDGGEFWSGAIASGAIAAIVTPEAAAKCPPKAGECVIPVADLVHQCATVAAVFYDKPATQMAIVGVTGTNGKTTTTHLIEYFLNPAPTALIGTLYTRWPGYEKTAVNTTPFAIDLQAQLAHARNAGSQHAVMEVSSHGLHQGRVKACPFRVAVFTNLTQDHLDYHGTMENYFQAKALLFNDEYLHGRAIINADDPYGQRLLAQLGDKAWSYSVSDATADLWLSDLDYGATGVTGTIHTPQGEAQFQSPLVGQFNLANLLAATGAALELGVALETIMARLPEFMGVPGRMERVQISPEQDITVIVDYAHTPDSLENLLKAARPFIPGRSICVFGCGGDRDRTKRPIMGKIAADLSDLAVVTSDNPRTEDPDQILKDVVAGIPTTAEPMVEGDRAAAIRQAILTAHPGDGVLIAGKGHEDYQILGTEKIHFDDREQARAALSDRAHG; encoded by the coding sequence ATGAAATTACGTGAATTGCTCAGTCAAGTGCCGGGGTTGGATCTGCCCAACCATGCCGCCCTCGATCAAGAGGTGAAAGGACTTTCCACCAATTCCCACGCTTGTCAGGCGGGGGATTTGTTTATTGGAATGCCGGGGACGCGAGTGGATGGGGGTGAGTTTTGGAGTGGCGCGATCGCATCGGGGGCGATCGCTGCGATCGTCACGCCGGAAGCCGCCGCGAAATGTCCCCCCAAAGCCGGGGAATGCGTGATCCCCGTTGCGGATCTCGTGCATCAATGCGCCACGGTGGCGGCGGTCTTTTATGACAAACCGGCGACTCAAATGGCGATCGTCGGCGTGACCGGAACCAACGGCAAAACCACCACCACCCACCTGATCGAATACTTCCTCAACCCTGCCCCCACCGCCTTGATCGGCACACTCTACACCCGTTGGCCCGGCTACGAAAAAACCGCCGTCAACACCACCCCCTTCGCCATCGATCTCCAAGCCCAACTCGCCCACGCCCGGAATGCCGGCAGCCAACACGCCGTCATGGAAGTGAGTTCCCACGGTCTCCATCAGGGGCGGGTGAAGGCCTGTCCGTTCCGCGTGGCGGTGTTCACGAACCTGACCCAGGATCACTTGGACTATCACGGCACGATGGAAAACTATTTCCAAGCGAAGGCGTTGCTGTTTAACGATGAATATTTGCACGGGCGAGCGATCATCAATGCAGATGACCCCTACGGTCAGCGGTTGCTAGCACAATTGGGCGACAAAGCTTGGAGCTACAGCGTCAGCGATGCGACGGCGGATCTGTGGTTGAGTGATTTGGACTATGGCGCGACGGGCGTAACAGGCACGATCCACACGCCCCAGGGTGAGGCGCAATTCCAATCGCCGCTGGTGGGTCAATTTAATCTGGCGAACCTGCTAGCAGCGACGGGGGCGGCGTTGGAGTTGGGGGTTGCACTGGAGACGATCATGGCGCGGTTGCCGGAGTTCATGGGGGTTCCGGGGCGGATGGAGCGGGTGCAGATCAGCCCAGAGCAAGACATTACGGTGATTGTGGACTATGCCCACACCCCCGATAGTTTGGAGAATTTATTAAAAGCGGCGCGGCCCTTTATTCCGGGGCGGTCGATCTGTGTGTTTGGCTGTGGGGGCGATCGCGATCGCACCAAACGCCCCATCATGGGTAAAATCGCCGCCGACCTCTCGGATCTGGCCGTCGTCACCTCGGACAATCCCCGCACCGAAGACCCCGACCAAATCCTTAAGGATGTTGTCGCAGGAATTCCCACGACCGCAGAGCCGATGGTGGAGGGCGATCGCGCCGCTGCCATCCGTCAAGCGATCCTCACGGCGCACCCCGGTGACGGGGTCTTAATCGCGGGGAAAGGTCACGAAGATTATCAAATCCTCGGCACCGAAAAAATCCACTTCGACGATCGCGAACAAGCCCGCGCCGCCCTCAGCGATCGCGCTCACGGCTAG
- a CDS encoding HEPN domain-containing protein has protein sequence MEIRRSKINYHQNKTKLNNLIESVKSLQDDGLKNELGRYICIRISGLIEKTIISFYEDYTQNKSSPEIHKYVSKRLQGFQNPNINKIITLARDFNDAWGNEIEDLDDGIKAAVDSIVAIRNNAAHGGEQNTRLQKIEEYYKLTLKLLDHIQQQCDL, from the coding sequence ATGGAAATTAGAAGGTCAAAAATAAATTATCACCAAAATAAGACCAAGCTCAATAACTTAATTGAAAGTGTAAAATCACTACAAGATGATGGATTAAAAAATGAATTAGGGCGCTATATTTGTATTCGTATATCTGGATTAATAGAAAAAACGATTATCTCTTTCTATGAAGATTATACCCAAAATAAATCTAGCCCTGAGATTCATAAGTATGTCTCAAAAAGACTACAAGGTTTTCAGAATCCAAACATAAATAAAATCATAACACTAGCACGAGACTTCAATGATGCTTGGGGCAATGAAATTGAAGATTTAGATGATGGAATAAAAGCAGCAGTAGATAGTATTGTCGCGATCCGAAATAATGCCGCTCACGGTGGCGAGCAAAATACCCGATTACAAAAGATTGAAGAATATTATAAACTCACTTTAAAGCTGCTCGATCATATTCAACAACAGTGTGATCTGTAG
- a CDS encoding DUF262 domain-containing protein: MATSDMIIDNSEEQDIDNSEEQDIPPTRYYITSYGADYPVDGLVKRIERGDIIVPNFQRAYVWKIEQASRFIESLLLGLPVPGIFLAKDENNKLIIIDGQQRLRTLESFYKGIFVDDKVFKLSGVAKQFEGVTYKTLLASDRRMLDDSIIPATIVRQEEPEESDLNQSSIYHIFERLNTGGSKLFPQEIRSCIYYGEFNNFLDKLNKNEVWQKIFQGKDDVHKPDIGRRMKDQELILRFLALYLDFDNYKTSNMKEFLNNFMLKNRNLEQHSSFDLTLIFTSAIDVIYQSIGIKAFRPRRGLHAAVFDAIMVGLAKRLKDKGKIQDLNAFSRAYEQLLESEEFREKSINSRQISDIKNVKARIDLATEAFMNVV; the protein is encoded by the coding sequence ATGGCTACTTCCGACATGATCATTGATAACTCCGAAGAGCAAGATATCGATAACTCCGAAGAGCAAGACATACCACCGACCCGTTACTACATCACAAGTTATGGGGCTGATTATCCCGTAGATGGATTGGTTAAGAGAATTGAACGCGGGGATATCATTGTTCCTAATTTTCAAAGAGCTTATGTATGGAAGATAGAGCAAGCTTCTCGTTTCATTGAGTCTCTTTTACTCGGTTTGCCTGTACCCGGCATTTTTTTGGCAAAGGACGAAAACAATAAACTGATCATTATTGACGGACAGCAACGACTTAGAACACTAGAGTCTTTCTATAAAGGCATTTTCGTTGATGATAAAGTTTTTAAACTCAGTGGTGTTGCCAAACAGTTTGAAGGCGTAACCTATAAAACCTTACTAGCTTCTGATCGTAGAATGCTAGATGATTCAATCATTCCAGCAACTATTGTTCGACAAGAGGAGCCAGAGGAATCTGATCTCAATCAGAGTAGTATCTATCATATTTTTGAGAGACTCAATACAGGTGGATCAAAGCTTTTTCCTCAAGAAATTCGCTCATGTATCTATTACGGAGAATTTAATAATTTTCTTGATAAACTTAACAAGAACGAAGTTTGGCAAAAGATCTTTCAAGGCAAAGATGATGTACATAAACCAGATATTGGAAGAAGAATGAAAGATCAGGAGCTAATCTTAAGATTCCTGGCTCTTTATTTGGATTTTGATAACTACAAAACATCCAACATGAAAGAATTTTTGAATAACTTTATGCTCAAAAATCGTAATCTTGAGCAGCATTCTTCATTCGATCTAACTTTAATTTTCACATCTGCGATTGACGTGATTTATCAATCAATTGGAATCAAAGCTTTCCGCCCACGACGTGGACTTCATGCAGCAGTTTTTGACGCTATCATGGTTGGCTTGGCAAAGCGTTTAAAAGATAAAGGTAAAATTCAAGACTTGAACGCATTTTCTAGAGCTTACGAACAACTCTTGGAAAGTGAAGAGTTCCGAGAAAAAAGCATTAATTCAAGACAAATTTCTGACATTAAGAATGTCAAAGCAAGAATTGATTTAGCCACTGAAGCCTTCATGAATGTGGTATGA
- a CDS encoding site-2 protease family protein, which produces MEIVEVLLLLVLGIISYLIVKRTVVQLTNTPVWLLWATLMAPPVCLSLWMVIMGEDEPLPLAVALLPFVVCTILYWWLIQRGRKVPPTTATQDGEAAENGTASPLAKLATIKDPNPLTAEEEKNLRTCFPWGVYYLQAVDYRPQAILCRGRLTTNPEVAYRTVRDNVESTFGDRFLLVFQEGQPNKPFFALVPNPWNKTQTQRHAEPLKRPLLAAALLLITLFTTTVVGMDFANISPDQFQADPSLLLQGLAYSVPLLLILSVHEFSHYAASVHYHVRTTLPYFIPMPFFLGTFGAFIQTRSPMPHRRALFDIAFAGPIGGFIIALPLLIWGLHLSTPVPLEETSSLLNFKSLDPRFSFFLGVLSRLTLGSQFTPEMAIQLHPIAVAGYLGVIITALNLMPVGQLDGGHIVHAMFGQRMAMGIGQVARLIMLVLGFVRSEFIIWAVFLLFMPNMDEPALNDVTELNQVRDGLGLASLTLLVLILLPLPATVAQWLQI; this is translated from the coding sequence ATGGAAATTGTGGAAGTACTTCTGCTCCTTGTGTTGGGCATTATTAGTTACCTTATCGTGAAGCGCACCGTCGTGCAGCTTACCAATACCCCCGTTTGGCTGCTGTGGGCGACCTTGATGGCCCCGCCCGTGTGTCTCTCCCTGTGGATGGTAATTATGGGAGAAGATGAGCCGTTACCCTTGGCGGTGGCGTTGCTGCCCTTTGTGGTCTGTACGATTCTTTATTGGTGGTTGATTCAGCGGGGTCGCAAAGTTCCCCCCACCACAGCAACTCAGGACGGGGAAGCCGCCGAAAATGGCACCGCTTCACCCCTGGCGAAACTCGCCACAATCAAAGACCCCAACCCCTTAACCGCCGAAGAAGAAAAGAATTTGCGCACCTGTTTCCCCTGGGGGGTGTATTACCTCCAGGCGGTGGACTATCGCCCCCAAGCGATTCTCTGTCGGGGACGATTGACGACAAACCCAGAGGTGGCCTATCGGACAGTGCGGGATAATGTGGAATCGACCTTTGGCGATCGCTTTCTCCTCGTTTTTCAAGAAGGCCAACCCAATAAACCCTTCTTCGCCCTCGTCCCCAACCCTTGGAACAAAACCCAAACCCAACGCCACGCCGAACCCCTCAAACGCCCCCTCCTCGCCGCTGCCCTGCTGCTGATCACCCTGTTCACCACCACCGTTGTGGGCATGGATTTCGCCAACATCAGCCCCGACCAATTCCAAGCCGATCCCAGCCTGCTGCTCCAAGGCCTCGCCTACAGTGTGCCGCTGCTGTTGATCCTGTCGGTGCATGAATTTAGCCACTACGCCGCCTCAGTGCATTATCACGTCCGCACAACGCTGCCCTACTTCATCCCAATGCCCTTTTTCCTAGGGACATTTGGCGCGTTTATTCAGACGCGATCGCCCATGCCCCACCGTCGCGCCCTCTTTGATATCGCCTTCGCCGGGCCCATCGGTGGCTTCATCATCGCCCTGCCCCTGTTGATCTGGGGGCTGCACCTCTCCACCCCCGTCCCCCTCGAAGAAACGTCCAGCCTGCTCAATTTCAAATCCCTCGATCCGCGCTTTTCCTTCTTCCTAGGGGTATTAAGTCGGCTCACCCTCGGCAGTCAATTCACCCCCGAAATGGCGATCCAACTCCACCCCATCGCCGTCGCGGGCTATTTAGGCGTGATTATCACCGCGTTAAACCTGATGCCCGTCGGTCAACTCGACGGCGGCCATATTGTCCATGCCATGTTTGGGCAACGGATGGCCATGGGCATCGGCCAAGTGGCGCGGTTGATCATGTTGGTGTTGGGTTTTGTCCGCTCGGAATTTATTATTTGGGCGGTGTTCTTGCTGTTTATGCCCAACATGGACGAACCTGCCCTCAATGATGTCACCGAGTTAAACCAAGTCCGGGACGGTTTAGGGTTAGCCTCGTTGACGTTATTGGTGTTAATCCTGCTGCCGTTACCCGCAACCGTGGCGCAGTGGTTACAGATTTGA